The stretch of DNA GGAGGGCGTCGAGTTCCACCTCTCGCACCAGCGGCCCTGGTGGAAGTTCTGGCAGAAGGGCGACCAGTCCTTCCAGGTGCGCGAGGGCGACAAGGTGAACTACTTCGTCAGCGTCTTCGCGCCCGCGGGCTTCCACGACTACTCGGTCTACGTGCAGTGGTACTTCGATGATCCGAAGAAGGGCTGGCGCTCGTTCTTCCGCAAGGCGCTCAATGCGCGGGGCACGGGGGCCGAGGCGGGCTTCCGCACCTATGCCAACCTGACGAACCCCACCCCGGGCGACTGGATCGCCGTGCTGGAGACGGAGGACGGGCACGAGATCAACCGCCTGTCCTTCAGCGTGGAGAAGGACGAGAGCACCGAGCCGCGCCAGTTCGAGGTGTTCGTGCACAAGCACGGCTCGCGCGCGAAGTAGCCGGTGGGCTCCGGGTCAGGCCGCGCTGGCCTCCTCGGAGGGGATCAGCGTCGCCGCCTCCGCGAGGCTCTGGGGCTCCTCGGACCAGAAGCGCTCCCACTGAGGGCGCAGGGCCCGGGCATCCTGCCGCCCCAGGTCGATGAGGATGTCCGCGAAGCCCCCATCGAACAGCAGGTACGAGGCGAGGTCCGCGTCGCGCGGGGCCTCGCGCTCCACGAGCTTCAGGATGGTGCGGTGCGCGAGCCCCTGGCTGCGCTTGCGGAAGCCCGGCGTCCGGACGTACTCGGCCGCCAGGGTGCCCAGGTCCTTCGAGGGGCGCACCAGCATCTCCCGGACGGCGCGCACGGGCTGGCTGCGGTGCGGGTGGACCGCGGCGCTGAGGGTCTGCGCGAAGCCCGGCCCGTACTTCTTCGTGCCCGCCTCGAGGATGTCATTGAGCCGCCGCAGGCGCCCCAAGTCCTGGTCGATGCGGTCCGTCATCAGCATGTTCAGCATCTGGCCGATGAGGAAGGGCGCGGTGACGGAGGCCTGCTCGCGCTCCTGCGCGGTGGGCCCGGGGGGATCGCCCTGCACCTGGGTGGGGTTGGGCCGCAGCGAGATGATGAGCACGCGCTGCGCGCCCAGCCGGAGCGCGGGGCTGAGCGGGACGTTGAGCCGCAGCCCCCCATCCATGTGGAGCTGGCCGCGGACGCGCACCACCGGGAAGACGATGGGCAGCGCGGCGGACGCCAGCGCGTGGTTGGGGCCGATGCGCGTGGCCACGGCCCGGTAGTTGGGGTCATCGCTCCAGGTAGGCGCTCCGCCGCCACGGCGCTGGAGGAACACCACGGCGCCCCCGGTGCCGATGTGCGTGGCGCTCACCGCCAGGGCATCCAGGTGGCCGGAGCGCAGGTTCCCGCTGATGTTGCGCCAGGGAACGCCCCGGCCCACCAGGGCCCGGAGCCCCCGGGGGTCCACCAACCCGCCGTGCTGGATGTCGCCCGGGAGGGCGGGCTTGCCGAGCGTCTCGCGCAGCAGCCGGACGATGTCCCCGTAGCCGCAGCGGAGCACCTCCTCCACCTTCATCGCCGTCCAGTGGGCGATGAGTCCCCGGGCCTGCTCCAGGGGCTGGTGGTTCGTCGCGGCCAGGTAGCAGGCGTGAATGGCCCCCACGGACGTGCCCACGATGATGTTCAGCTTCAGCTCCCTCCCGAAGCCGGGTTCGAATTCCTCCCGGAGGTAGGAGAGGACTCCTGCTTCGTAGGCGCCTCGCGCGGCACCACCGCCCAGTACCAAACCCGTCTTCAGCCGGCTCGTCACAGGGCAGGAGTCTAGGGCGGATGGCGCGGAGACGGTTAGTGCGGCCCGCCTGCCTGCCCTGGCCCGCGAGCCACCGCCCCGTGACGCACGGCGCCGTCTGTACGGTGGGCAGCCAAGTGCGCTAGACCCGGAACTCATGCTGACCATCACCGAGCTCTTCCTCTATCCCCTCAAGTCCGCCGCGGCGCTGCCCCTGACCCAGGCCCAGGTGGAGCCCCTGGGCGTGGAGCACGACCGCCGGTGGATGGTGGCCGAACCGGATGGCACCTTCAT from Stigmatella aurantiaca encodes:
- a CDS encoding patatin-like phospholipase family protein; its protein translation is MTSRLKTGLVLGGGAARGAYEAGVLSYLREEFEPGFGRELKLNIIVGTSVGAIHACYLAATNHQPLEQARGLIAHWTAMKVEEVLRCGYGDIVRLLRETLGKPALPGDIQHGGLVDPRGLRALVGRGVPWRNISGNLRSGHLDALAVSATHIGTGGAVVFLQRRGGGAPTWSDDPNYRAVATRIGPNHALASAALPIVFPVVRVRGQLHMDGGLRLNVPLSPALRLGAQRVLIISLRPNPTQVQGDPPGPTAQEREQASVTAPFLIGQMLNMLMTDRIDQDLGRLRRLNDILEAGTKKYGPGFAQTLSAAVHPHRSQPVRAVREMLVRPSKDLGTLAAEYVRTPGFRKRSQGLAHRTILKLVEREAPRDADLASYLLFDGGFADILIDLGRQDARALRPQWERFWSEEPQSLAEAATLIPSEEASAA